In a genomic window of Nostoc sp. UHCC 0870:
- the efp gene encoding elongation factor P — translation MISSNDFRPGVSIVLDGSVWRVIDFLHVKPGKGSAFVRTTLKSVQTGKVLEKTFRAGESVPQATLEKITMQHTYKEGDEFVFMDMETYEEGRLSAAQIGDRVKYLKEGMEVNVIRWGEQVLEVELPNSVVLEVTQTDPGVKGDTATGGTKPATVETGATVMVPLFITQGERIKIDTRDDKYIGRE, via the coding sequence ATGATTTCCAGTAACGATTTTCGACCCGGCGTATCAATTGTATTAGATGGGTCTGTATGGCGAGTGATTGATTTCCTTCACGTTAAGCCAGGTAAGGGTTCTGCCTTTGTACGGACAACACTTAAAAGTGTCCAAACCGGCAAGGTTTTGGAAAAAACTTTTCGGGCGGGGGAAAGTGTGCCACAGGCCACTCTTGAAAAAATCACGATGCAGCATACCTATAAAGAGGGCGATGAGTTCGTCTTTATGGATATGGAAACTTACGAAGAAGGTAGATTGAGTGCTGCTCAAATTGGCGATCGCGTCAAGTATCTCAAGGAAGGTATGGAAGTGAACGTGATTCGTTGGGGTGAGCAAGTTCTAGAAGTAGAACTGCCTAACTCTGTAGTTTTAGAGGTGACGCAAACAGATCCAGGTGTGAAAGGTGACACTGCTACAGGTGGCACTAAACCGGCGACTGTGGAAACCGGGGCAACTGTGATGGTTCCTTTGTTTATTACCCAAGGAGAACGCATCAAAATTGATACCCGTGATGATAAATACATAGGCAGGGAATAA
- a CDS encoding alanine--glyoxylate aminotransferase family protein → MTQTIAINDNQRLQLQPLEIPTRLLLGPGPSNAHPTVLQAMSTSPVGHLDPAFLALMDEIQSLLRYVWQTENPLTIAVSGTGSAAMEATIANAVEPGDVVLIGVAGYFGNRLVDMAGRYGADVRSITKPWGQVFSLEELRTALETHRPAILALVHAETSTGARQPLEGVSELCQEFGTLLLIDTVTSLGGVPIFLDAWGVDLAYSCSQKGLGCSPGASPFTMSPRAMEKLQKRSTKVANWYLDMNLLGKYWGSERVYHHTAPVNLYYGLREALRLIAEEGLANCWQRHQKNVEYLWQRLEDIGLSLHVEREYRLPTLTTVRIPAGVDGKAVARQLLNEHNIEVGGGLGELAGQVWRVGLMGFNSRPESVDRLIEALQQVLPKQ, encoded by the coding sequence ATGACCCAGACAATTGCCATTAATGACAATCAACGCTTACAACTCCAACCCCTAGAAATTCCCACCCGTCTGCTACTAGGGCCAGGCCCTTCTAACGCTCATCCCACAGTTCTGCAAGCGATGAGTACCTCTCCAGTAGGGCATCTTGACCCAGCTTTCTTAGCTTTGATGGATGAAATTCAATCTCTGCTACGCTACGTTTGGCAAACTGAAAACCCCCTCACCATTGCTGTTAGTGGTACAGGTTCAGCTGCAATGGAAGCCACTATTGCCAATGCGGTAGAACCCGGTGATGTAGTGTTAATTGGTGTCGCTGGTTATTTTGGTAATCGTCTGGTAGATATGGCGGGAAGATATGGCGCAGATGTCCGCAGTATTACCAAACCTTGGGGACAAGTTTTCTCACTAGAAGAACTCCGCACCGCCTTAGAAACTCATCGTCCAGCAATTTTGGCTTTAGTTCATGCTGAAACTTCCACCGGCGCACGTCAACCATTAGAGGGAGTAAGTGAATTGTGTCAGGAATTTGGCACACTTCTATTAATAGATACAGTCACAAGTTTAGGCGGTGTCCCCATATTTTTAGATGCTTGGGGAGTAGATTTAGCCTATAGTTGCAGTCAAAAAGGCTTAGGTTGTTCCCCAGGTGCGTCTCCTTTTACCATGAGTCCCCGCGCAATGGAAAAATTGCAAAAACGCTCCACCAAGGTAGCAAACTGGTATTTGGATATGAATTTACTGGGTAAGTATTGGGGGAGTGAACGCGTATATCATCACACAGCCCCGGTTAACTTATATTATGGACTGCGGGAAGCATTGCGTTTAATTGCTGAAGAAGGACTAGCAAACTGCTGGCAACGCCACCAAAAGAACGTAGAATATTTGTGGCAACGTTTAGAAGATATAGGATTAAGTCTGCACGTAGAACGAGAATATCGCTTACCCACCCTTACCACTGTGCGTATTCCGGCTGGCGTGGATGGTAAAGCAGTTGCACGGCAATTACTCAACGAACATAATATTGAAGTTGGCGGCGGTTTAGGTGAATTAGCCGGTCAAGTCTGGCGTGTGGGACTAATGGGTTTTAATAGTCGTCCAGAAAGTGTTGACCGACTCATAGAAGCATTGCAGCAAGTCCTCCCTAAGCAGTAG
- the thiL gene encoding thiamine-phosphate kinase, which yields MMKVKDIGEQGLLEKLQRFCPPEIIGDDAAVLVTAPEQSLVVTTDMLVDGVHFSHVTTSPEDAGWRAAAANLSDLAAMGAFPLGITVGLGLPGDLSVSWVESLYQGMTECLQQYNTPIVGGDVVRSPITTVSITAFGQVHPQNIIRRSTAKVGDAIVVTGVHGASHAGLQLLLNPELGHNLTPAEKTALITAHQRPQPRLDVLPLLWQILESNSPLPLAGMDSSDGLADAILQICRASGVGAILDSEQIPLPTAFSHWLTPEQALEYALYGGEDFELVLCLPPALAKTLIQMLDNSAAIIGTITSHSQVILKHQDEKIPDRVLSLSQGFQHFSQ from the coding sequence ATGATGAAAGTTAAAGATATTGGCGAACAAGGCCTTCTAGAAAAATTACAGCGTTTCTGTCCACCAGAAATTATTGGCGATGATGCGGCGGTATTGGTGACAGCACCAGAGCAATCTTTAGTTGTCACCACAGATATGCTAGTTGACGGTGTGCATTTTAGTCATGTCACCACCTCCCCAGAAGATGCAGGTTGGCGTGCTGCGGCGGCTAATTTGTCAGATTTGGCAGCAATGGGTGCTTTTCCCTTGGGAATTACTGTTGGACTGGGACTTCCTGGTGATTTAAGCGTGAGTTGGGTGGAAAGCTTATACCAGGGAATGACAGAATGCCTGCAACAATACAATACCCCAATTGTCGGCGGGGATGTGGTGCGATCGCCTATCACTACAGTTTCAATCACCGCCTTTGGCCAAGTTCACCCCCAGAACATTATCCGCCGTTCTACCGCCAAAGTCGGGGATGCGATCGTTGTCACAGGTGTTCATGGTGCATCTCACGCGGGCTTACAATTACTGTTAAACCCCGAATTAGGTCATAACCTCACCCCAGCAGAAAAGACCGCTCTAATCACAGCCCACCAGCGTCCCCAGCCACGATTAGATGTCTTACCCCTCCTCTGGCAAATTTTAGAATCAAATTCCCCTTTGCCCCTTGCTGGTATGGATAGCAGCGATGGTTTAGCAGATGCTATCTTACAAATTTGTCGTGCCAGTGGAGTTGGTGCAATATTAGACAGTGAGCAAATTCCTCTACCAACAGCTTTTTCTCACTGGTTAACTCCAGAGCAAGCCCTAGAATATGCTTTGTACGGTGGTGAAGACTTTGAACTAGTGCTGTGTCTACCACCAGCATTGGCAAAAACTCTCATACAGATGTTAGATAACAGTGCAGCCATCATCGGCACTATTACATCTCATTCCCAAGTCATACTCAAGCATCAAGATGAAAAAATCCCTGACCGAGTTCTCAGCCTCAGTCAAGGATTTCAACATTTTAGTCAATAG
- a CDS encoding peptidylprolyl isomerase, whose translation MLNLLKSWLKNSLMAILLVTIFLGINTASWTPSSNAALPSGNAITDGKALLRYALPIDNKPVRQLQASLEDISTQLRANRRWGAVSKDLSKASRILDKPSQILASVPEERQPQAEAWLTELKSGVEKSKELTQTKDKEQMLEERAKLLNLVSLLEESMVKEYPFEVPEEYSNLPQLKGRATIAFKTNKGDLTVVVDGYSAPVTAGNFVDLVKRGFYNGLEFTRSEESYVLQTGDPAGKEQGFIDPKTGQYRAIPLEILVEGDKKPTYGITLEDAGRYLDMPVLPFSSFGALAMARPEGEVNGGSSQVFFFLFEPELTPAGRNLLDGRYSVFGYLTEGREILDILKAGDKIESATIVQGEENLIEPTAA comes from the coding sequence ATGTTGAATTTATTAAAATCCTGGCTGAAGAACAGCCTCATGGCAATACTGTTGGTAACAATATTTTTAGGCATAAATACAGCTAGCTGGACTCCTTCCAGTAACGCCGCTTTGCCATCTGGAAACGCAATCACTGACGGCAAAGCTCTATTACGGTATGCACTCCCGATAGATAATAAGCCAGTACGTCAATTGCAAGCCAGTCTAGAAGATATCTCTACTCAACTGCGTGCAAATCGGCGATGGGGTGCTGTCTCTAAAGACCTGAGTAAAGCATCCCGCATTCTTGATAAACCTTCACAAATCCTAGCAAGTGTTCCGGAAGAACGCCAACCTCAAGCAGAAGCTTGGCTGACTGAATTAAAGTCTGGCGTGGAAAAAAGTAAAGAACTGACTCAAACCAAAGACAAAGAACAAATGCTCGAAGAGAGAGCAAAACTGCTGAATTTGGTTTCTCTATTAGAAGAGTCAATGGTCAAGGAATACCCATTTGAAGTTCCAGAAGAGTACAGCAACCTCCCACAACTTAAAGGTCGTGCCACAATTGCCTTTAAAACTAATAAAGGCGATTTAACCGTGGTTGTAGATGGCTATAGCGCACCTGTCACGGCTGGTAACTTCGTTGATTTAGTCAAACGTGGTTTTTACAACGGCTTAGAATTTACCCGTTCTGAAGAATCTTACGTTCTACAAACCGGAGATCCAGCAGGAAAAGAACAGGGTTTTATTGACCCCAAAACAGGACAATATCGCGCTATTCCTTTAGAAATTCTGGTAGAAGGTGACAAAAAACCAACCTACGGCATTACATTAGAAGATGCTGGTCGTTATCTTGATATGCCAGTGTTACCTTTCTCTTCCTTTGGTGCATTAGCTATGGCTCGTCCCGAAGGCGAAGTTAATGGCGGTTCTTCCCAAGTCTTCTTTTTCTTGTTTGAACCAGAACTTACACCAGCCGGACGTAACCTATTAGATGGTCGTTACTCAGTTTTTGGCTACCTCACTGAAGGCAGAGAAATTTTGGATATCCTCAAAGCTGGTGACAAAATTGAATCAGCTACCATAGTTCAGGGTGAAGAAAATCTAATAGAGCCAACAGCAGCGTAA
- a CDS encoding GerMN domain-containing protein encodes MNDQQGKRISSGVIAAVSAAVIAVGGGVAWLTGNTNSPTQPTPSQKIQQPYNAQPGNEQTANVYWLKTTEKSMELVPQPIKIAAVQPNQVLEQAFQSLLAGPTEGTNATTIPAETKLLGLKVENKDEIHVNLSQDFTSGGGSTSMIGRVGQVVYTATTLNPNAKVYIEVNGKPLEVLGGEGVEIEQPMTRKSFNKEYPL; translated from the coding sequence ATGAACGACCAACAAGGAAAACGTATATCTTCAGGTGTTATTGCAGCAGTCTCCGCCGCAGTTATAGCAGTTGGTGGCGGTGTAGCTTGGTTAACAGGTAACACCAATTCTCCTACACAACCAACGCCATCGCAAAAAATCCAGCAGCCATACAATGCACAGCCAGGTAATGAGCAAACAGCTAATGTTTATTGGCTCAAAACCACTGAAAAAAGCATGGAATTAGTTCCTCAGCCTATTAAAATAGCTGCGGTTCAACCCAACCAAGTTTTAGAGCAGGCTTTTCAAAGTTTGTTAGCAGGCCCCACTGAAGGCACAAATGCCACCACCATTCCCGCAGAAACTAAGTTATTAGGGCTAAAAGTGGAAAATAAGGATGAAATCCATGTCAATTTATCTCAAGACTTTACTAGTGGTGGTGGCAGTACCTCTATGATAGGTCGTGTAGGTCAAGTAGTTTATACCGCCACAACATTAAACCCCAACGCCAAAGTGTATATTGAGGTCAACGGCAAACCATTAGAGGTTTTAGGCGGTGAAGGTGTAGAGATAGAACAACCCATGACCCGTAAAAGCTTTAACAAAGAGTATCCACTGTAA
- a CDS encoding proline--tRNA ligase — translation MRLSQMLFVTLRDDPADAEIPSHKLLLRAGYIRRIGSGVYAYMPLMWRVLQKVSQIVREEMNATGAQECLLPQLQPSELWKESGRWDTYTKAEGIMFSLIDRREQQLGLGPTHEEVITAIARDMIRSYRQLPQHLYQIQTKFRDEIRPRFGLMRGREFIMKDGYSFHADEDSLKETYQDMYQAYSNMLRRSGLAFRPVEADSGAIGGSGSTEFMVLAEAGEDEVLYTEDGKYAANVEKAVSLPADAEPSPFTTYEKRETPGTETIETVCKFLKAASTQVVKNVLYQTAYDNGLTVLVLVNIRGDQEVNEVKLQNELTKLAPNYGAKAIIALTVPSAETQQTWAAKSLPLGYIAPDIADEYIAANKQIHPKFVRLVDQTAVELKNFITGANESGYHVVGANWGEQFQLPISVVDIRKARPGDRALHDPQQILKSARGIEVGHIFQLGTKYSQAMGATYTNEQGEEKPLVMGCYGVGVSRLAQSAVEQSYDKDGIIWPVAIAPYQAIVTIPNINDAQQVEIAEKLYTELNQSGVETLLDDRNERAGVKFKDADLIGIPYRIVTGRAITNGKVEVVERATRKAQEIPIEEVVATLKQWIKAATETNN, via the coding sequence ATGCGACTGTCACAAATGTTATTCGTCACACTGCGGGATGATCCGGCTGATGCGGAGATTCCTAGCCATAAGTTGTTACTGCGTGCTGGTTACATTCGTCGCATCGGTAGCGGTGTTTATGCTTATATGCCTTTGATGTGGCGCGTACTGCAAAAGGTTTCTCAGATTGTGCGGGAAGAAATGAACGCTACAGGCGCACAGGAATGTTTACTTCCCCAACTCCAGCCGTCTGAGTTATGGAAGGAGTCGGGACGCTGGGATACTTACACCAAGGCTGAGGGAATTATGTTTTCCCTGATTGACCGCCGTGAACAACAATTAGGATTAGGGCCGACGCACGAGGAAGTGATTACTGCGATCGCTCGTGATATGATTCGCTCTTACCGTCAGCTACCCCAGCATCTCTACCAAATACAAACTAAGTTCCGTGATGAAATTCGCCCCCGCTTCGGTTTAATGCGCGGTCGGGAATTTATCATGAAGGATGGCTATTCTTTCCACGCCGATGAAGATAGCCTGAAAGAAACTTACCAAGATATGTACCAAGCCTACAGCAATATGCTGCGGCGTTCTGGTTTGGCTTTCCGTCCCGTAGAAGCTGATTCTGGTGCAATTGGTGGTTCTGGTTCAACAGAATTTATGGTGTTGGCGGAAGCCGGCGAAGATGAAGTTCTCTACACCGAAGATGGTAAATACGCTGCTAACGTCGAAAAAGCCGTTTCTTTACCTGCTGACGCTGAACCTTCGCCGTTTACTACCTATGAAAAACGGGAAACACCGGGAACAGAAACAATTGAAACAGTTTGTAAATTCCTCAAGGCTGCTTCTACACAAGTAGTAAAAAACGTTCTTTACCAAACAGCTTATGATAACGGCTTAACGGTTTTGGTACTGGTAAATATTCGCGGTGATCAAGAAGTCAACGAAGTCAAATTACAGAACGAATTAACGAAATTAGCCCCTAATTACGGTGCAAAAGCGATTATTGCTTTAACTGTTCCCAGTGCAGAAACACAGCAAACTTGGGCAGCTAAATCTTTACCTTTAGGCTACATTGCGCCTGATATTGCTGATGAGTATATTGCTGCAAACAAACAAATTCATCCTAAATTTGTCCGGTTAGTTGATCAAACCGCCGTTGAGTTAAAAAACTTCATTACTGGTGCAAATGAAAGCGGCTATCACGTCGTGGGTGCAAATTGGGGTGAGCAATTTCAACTACCAATAAGTGTAGTCGATATCCGCAAAGCTAGACCAGGCGATCGCGCCCTTCATGACCCGCAACAAATCTTAAAAAGTGCTAGAGGAATTGAAGTCGGTCACATCTTCCAATTAGGCACAAAATACTCCCAAGCAATGGGCGCAACCTATACTAATGAACAGGGTGAAGAAAAACCTTTAGTTATGGGTTGTTACGGTGTCGGTGTATCCCGTTTAGCCCAGTCAGCCGTAGAGCAATCCTACGATAAAGATGGCATCATTTGGCCAGTAGCGATCGCACCTTATCAGGCGATCGTCACCATTCCTAACATCAATGACGCTCAACAAGTAGAAATTGCGGAAAAACTTTACACGGAACTGAATCAATCAGGAGTAGAAACATTATTAGATGACCGCAATGAAAGAGCCGGAGTAAAATTTAAAGATGCTGATTTAATTGGCATACCTTATAGAATTGTTACCGGACGAGCAATTACCAACGGCAAAGTTGAAGTTGTAGAAAGAGCCACGCGTAAAGCCCAAGAAATTCCCATAGAGGAAGTTGTCGCTACCCTGAAACAGTGGATCAAAGCAGCAACAGAGACTAACAATTAA
- a CDS encoding tetratricopeptide repeat protein, whose protein sequence is MGAEEALELLDRLVFDHTGKHLDIVQRIILRSAWEDKKQTYQDMADLCGYTEAHLKAVGAELWHILSDVLGEKVSKSTFRVAAERCGKSPQSSRTTPILNSAVNNGKPQEPDYNFVGRDREIAELNSLVNSGAKIILIQGKGGVGKTTLARRYLKTQGFYLLELWMAKEPQNIGSVESVVEEWLRGHFNEEPGKEFGINLDRLRRKLRDETRKTGVLIDNLESALDKNGCIIPERRLYIELLRVLADPTIESVTLITSRERLYESGVDVKFYALKGLDESAWQQFFAIRHIKGSLTARSEMWQAFGGNAKAMQIISGVIMTDFEGDADVYWRENRDDLLIERELEHLVSSQFDRLQQMDREAYKLLCRLGCYRYQDVNHVGIQGLQGLLWDVPEQQSKRVIKSLLDRLLIEFRKGKYWLHPVICTEAIARLRQSGEWEITNRKAAEFWNNSVTKVEDHQNALMALEAYHHYMEIGDFEQAANVIIQGRQNRWDSFLSLGVLFTRVGLLETLIAVINPLIQNLNSECHLSILHNILGRAYHQIGNISGAMDCHHKASEIATKCDFFQEKVSSIFNLGLCYIDLWEVERASYILHSVKSLVANNRNYYQYVVYALCCLAYLESSGTQNDHVNSMLEEIIGGLNNEKLTSWGRGVSLLFISLTYKNLGQIETALEHCNEAITHCRYNEFSFLEARAISCLASLYREQGEFAVAINKHREAITSMTKVSDKCNLAKAYYQLGLTYQRIGEIKESQDNFNRAIALFHDMPAPKQVEKVRIAMSK, encoded by the coding sequence ATGGGTGCAGAAGAAGCCTTAGAGCTTTTGGACAGGTTGGTTTTTGATCACACAGGGAAGCATCTAGATATAGTTCAAAGAATCATCTTGCGTTCTGCGTGGGAGGATAAAAAACAGACATATCAAGATATGGCTGACCTTTGTGGGTACACAGAAGCACATTTAAAAGCAGTTGGTGCGGAACTGTGGCATATACTTTCAGATGTACTGGGGGAAAAAGTCTCGAAATCTACTTTTCGTGTAGCTGCGGAGAGATGCGGGAAATCGCCACAATCCTCAAGAACGACACCTATTTTAAATTCAGCCGTCAATAATGGCAAGCCACAAGAACCAGATTACAACTTTGTGGGACGCGATCGCGAAATCGCTGAACTTAATTCTCTAGTCAATTCTGGTGCAAAAATTATTCTGATTCAAGGTAAAGGTGGTGTCGGTAAAACTACCTTAGCACGTAGGTATCTTAAAACTCAGGGTTTTTATCTTTTAGAACTGTGGATGGCGAAAGAACCCCAAAACATCGGTTCTGTGGAAAGTGTAGTTGAGGAATGGTTGAGGGGACACTTTAACGAAGAACCCGGTAAGGAATTTGGGATTAATCTTGACCGACTGCGGCGCAAACTCCGGGATGAAACTAGAAAAACAGGTGTATTAATTGACAATCTGGAATCAGCCTTAGATAAAAACGGCTGTATTATACCTGAGCGTCGTCTCTATATAGAACTATTGAGAGTCTTAGCAGATCCCACAATCGAATCAGTCACACTTATTACTAGTCGGGAACGCCTCTACGAGTCTGGAGTTGATGTCAAATTTTATGCCCTCAAAGGGTTGGATGAGTCGGCTTGGCAACAATTTTTTGCAATTCGTCACATTAAAGGGAGTTTAACCGCACGCAGTGAAATGTGGCAAGCCTTTGGTGGTAATGCGAAGGCGATGCAAATTATCAGTGGCGTAATTATGACGGATTTTGAAGGGGATGCAGATGTTTATTGGCGCGAAAATCGGGATGATTTATTAATTGAAAGAGAGTTAGAACATTTAGTTTCTAGTCAATTTGACCGTTTACAACAAATGGATAGGGAGGCTTATAAACTTCTTTGTCGATTGGGGTGCTATCGTTATCAAGATGTAAATCATGTTGGTATCCAAGGACTCCAGGGTTTACTCTGGGATGTACCAGAACAACAATCAAAAAGAGTCATTAAATCTTTATTAGACCGTTTATTGATAGAATTTCGTAAAGGCAAATACTGGCTACATCCAGTGATTTGTACGGAAGCGATCGCCAGATTGCGGCAAAGCGGAGAATGGGAAATTACTAATCGCAAAGCGGCAGAGTTTTGGAATAATAGTGTTACGAAAGTTGAAGACCATCAAAATGCACTGATGGCACTAGAAGCTTATCATCACTATATGGAAATTGGTGATTTTGAGCAAGCAGCCAATGTGATTATTCAAGGTAGGCAAAATAGATGGGATAGTTTTCTATCTTTGGGTGTATTGTTTACTAGGGTCGGTTTGTTAGAAACATTGATTGCTGTGATCAATCCCCTAATTCAGAACTTAAATTCTGAGTGTCATCTGAGCATACTGCATAATATCTTAGGACGAGCTTATCACCAAATTGGTAACATTTCCGGGGCGATGGATTGTCACCATAAAGCCAGTGAGATAGCCACAAAATGTGATTTTTTTCAAGAGAAAGTATCAAGTATTTTTAATTTAGGTCTTTGTTATATAGATTTATGGGAGGTTGAACGAGCTAGTTATATTTTACACTCAGTAAAAAGCCTCGTAGCCAACAACAGAAATTATTACCAATATGTTGTGTATGCTCTATGTTGTTTAGCTTATTTAGAATCTTCTGGGACTCAAAATGACCATGTAAATTCTATGTTAGAAGAGATAATTGGGGGATTAAACAATGAAAAATTAACCTCTTGGGGTCGAGGAGTCAGCTTATTATTTATTAGCTTAACTTATAAAAACTTAGGACAAATAGAAACTGCCTTAGAACACTGTAATGAAGCAATTACCCATTGTCGATATAATGAGTTTTCTTTTTTAGAAGCGAGAGCTATATCTTGTTTAGCGTCTTTGTATCGAGAGCAAGGAGAGTTTGCAGTAGCGATAAATAAGCATCGAGAAGCTATTACTAGCATGACCAAGGTTTCTGATAAGTGTAACTTAGCTAAAGCATACTATCAGTTAGGTTTAACTTATCAAAGAATCGGTGAAATAAAAGAGAGCCAGGATAATTTTAACCGAGCGATCGCGCTTTTTCACGATATGCCAGCACCTAAACAAGTTGAGAAAGTTAGAATAGCAATGTCAAAGTAG
- the accB gene encoding acetyl-CoA carboxylase biotin carboxyl carrier protein, with translation MPLDFNEIRQLLATIAETDIAEVTLKSDEFELTVRKAVNVSNHVVSMPSVQTIAQPSIPISATEIDNRVADHAVTNSGAHSGGSSPPIIDQKFVEVPSPMVGTFYRAPAPGEAAFVEVGDRVRKGQTVCIIEAMKLMNEIEVEVSGQVVEILIQNGEPVEYNQPLMRINPD, from the coding sequence GTGCCATTGGACTTTAATGAAATTCGCCAACTATTGGCAACTATTGCAGAAACTGATATTGCAGAAGTAACGCTTAAAAGTGATGAATTTGAATTAACAGTACGTAAAGCTGTTAATGTGAGTAATCACGTTGTGTCCATGCCATCGGTGCAAACGATCGCACAGCCATCAATACCAATTTCCGCAACGGAGATTGATAATCGTGTTGCTGACCATGCGGTAACTAATTCTGGCGCACACTCAGGGGGGAGTTCTCCGCCAATTATTGACCAGAAATTTGTAGAAGTGCCTTCCCCAATGGTGGGGACATTTTACCGCGCTCCTGCCCCTGGAGAAGCGGCGTTTGTAGAAGTAGGCGATCGCGTCCGTAAAGGTCAAACAGTCTGCATCATCGAAGCTATGAAGCTGATGAATGAAATCGAGGTTGAGGTTTCTGGGCAAGTCGTGGAAATTCTCATCCAAAATGGTGAACCGGTGGAATATAACCAACCTTTGATGAGAATTAACCCCGATTAG
- a CDS encoding ArsR/SmtB family transcription factor — MKQALPVPPEVVQQVAEYFSLLSEPMRLRLLHLLRDEEKCVQELVEATHTSQANVSKHLKVMWQAGILSRRSEGTCAYYRVEDEMIFELCNRVCDRLATRLEQQARNFRVLSNKN; from the coding sequence ATGAAACAAGCGTTGCCTGTACCGCCAGAAGTAGTGCAACAAGTAGCCGAATACTTCAGTCTCTTAAGCGAGCCGATGCGTCTGCGCCTGTTGCACTTATTGCGGGATGAAGAAAAATGTGTCCAAGAATTGGTAGAAGCAACACACACTTCACAGGCAAACGTGTCCAAACACCTGAAAGTAATGTGGCAAGCGGGGATTCTTAGCCGCCGCAGTGAAGGGACTTGCGCTTACTACAGGGTGGAAGACGAGATGATTTTTGAATTATGTAATCGGGTTTGCGATCGCCTGGCCACAAGGCTAGAGCAGCAAGCCCGTAATTTTAGGGTGCTTAGTAATAAGAATTAG
- a CDS encoding Uma2 family endonuclease yields the protein MLTSPVTNLTFEDYLNYDDGSGFHYELVDGRLELMNPPTIQHFLIVDFLDTAFKADIKRLDLPWLTFREAGVRIGRNKSRLSDLCVVTQEQARELINVSAVFETPPLMIVEVVSPDSIKRDYRYKRSEYAAVEVPEYWIVDPLEEKISVLLLEEGLYEETVYTGNQKIISRTFGEMAVTVAEIFNASNL from the coding sequence ATGCTCACTTCACCAGTAACAAATCTCACATTTGAAGATTACTTAAATTATGATGATGGCAGTGGTTTTCACTATGAACTAGTGGATGGCAGGCTGGAATTAATGAACCCCCCTACAATTCAACATTTCTTGATTGTCGATTTTTTAGACACCGCATTCAAAGCAGATATTAAGCGATTGGATTTACCTTGGTTAACTTTTCGGGAAGCTGGGGTAAGGATAGGAAGAAATAAGTCTAGGTTAAGTGATTTGTGTGTGGTGACGCAGGAACAAGCAAGAGAATTAATCAATGTATCAGCAGTTTTTGAGACACCACCATTAATGATTGTAGAGGTAGTTAGCCCAGATTCCATCAAGCGTGACTATCGTTATAAACGGTCTGAATATGCGGCGGTGGAAGTGCCAGAATATTGGATTGTAGACCCGTTAGAAGAGAAAATTTCTGTACTGTTGCTGGAAGAAGGACTGTATGAAGAGACAGTATATACAGGTAATCAGAAAATTATATCGCGGACTTTTGGAGAAATGGCTGTTACAGTTGCAGAGATTTTTAATGCGAGTAATTTGTGA